The following proteins are encoded in a genomic region of Bosea beijingensis:
- a CDS encoding crotonase/enoyl-CoA hydratase family protein, whose product MAVRIERQGKVATVIHSRPEARNAMDPDSAEALTRAFVDLDGDNDIAAIVFWGEGDAFCAGWDLKYAQAFTDARRFESEIVEALAFPAANGTTPRGPMGPSRLEMRKPLIAAIEGPAVAGGMELALWCDVRVMAEDAYFGVYCRRWGIPLIDGGTMRLPRLVGQGRALEIIMTGRKVPADEALRIGLCEAIAPKGQARAKAEAMAQEIARFPQGAVRADRASAIAGHGLGVQEALRQEWRRGVHTIATEGAAGAGRFAAGKGRGGDFSEI is encoded by the coding sequence ATGGCAGTGCGCATCGAAAGACAGGGCAAGGTCGCGACGGTCATCCACAGCCGGCCGGAAGCGCGCAACGCGATGGACCCCGACAGTGCCGAGGCCCTGACCCGCGCCTTCGTCGACCTCGACGGCGACAACGACATTGCCGCAATCGTCTTCTGGGGCGAAGGCGACGCCTTCTGCGCCGGTTGGGACCTGAAATATGCCCAGGCCTTCACCGATGCCCGGCGTTTCGAGAGCGAGATCGTCGAAGCCCTCGCCTTTCCCGCAGCCAATGGAACGACACCGCGCGGGCCCATGGGTCCTTCCCGCCTGGAAATGAGAAAGCCTTTGATCGCCGCGATCGAAGGCCCTGCTGTCGCGGGCGGCATGGAACTGGCGCTTTGGTGCGATGTCCGCGTGATGGCGGAGGATGCCTATTTCGGAGTCTATTGCCGGCGCTGGGGCATCCCGCTGATCGATGGCGGCACAATGCGCCTGCCACGCCTTGTCGGCCAGGGCCGCGCACTGGAGATCATCATGACCGGCCGGAAGGTTCCGGCCGATGAAGCGCTGCGCATCGGGTTGTGCGAGGCGATTGCGCCGAAGGGGCAGGCGCGCGCCAAGGCCGAAGCGATGGCACAGGAGATCGCGCGCTTTCCGCAGGGCGCCGTCCGGGCGGATCGCGCCAGCGCCATCGCCGGCCATGGGCTCGGCGTGCAGGAGGCTCTCCGGCAAGAATGGCGGCGTGGTGTACACACCATCGCGACGGAAGGCGCGGCCGGCGCCGGCCGCTTCGCCGCGGGCAAGGGGCGCGGCGGCGACTTCTCGGAGATCTGA
- a CDS encoding YaiI/YqxD family protein, with protein MTNATGPIAVYVDADACPVKEEVYRVAGRHRLHVFVVANSFLSVPREPWIERVTVPGNFDAADDWIAERVSRGSIVITSDIPLADRCIKAGADVIGPTGKPFTEASIGMALATRDMMEDLRAMGTVQGGPKPFSQKDRSAFLQALDLAIQRLKRAGFGA; from the coding sequence ATGACGAATGCAACCGGCCCCATCGCTGTTTACGTCGATGCCGACGCCTGTCCGGTGAAGGAGGAGGTCTATCGCGTCGCCGGCCGGCACCGCCTGCATGTCTTCGTCGTCGCCAACAGCTTCCTCAGCGTGCCGCGCGAGCCCTGGATCGAGCGTGTGACGGTGCCCGGCAATTTCGATGCCGCCGACGACTGGATCGCGGAACGGGTCTCGCGCGGCTCGATCGTGATCACGTCCGACATCCCGCTGGCCGATCGCTGCATCAAGGCCGGGGCCGACGTGATCGGTCCGACCGGAAAACCCTTCACCGAAGCCTCGATCGGCATGGCGCTGGCGACACGCGACATGATGGAGGACCTGCGCGCGATGGGGACGGTTCAGGGCGGGCCGAAGCCGTTCTCGCAGAAGGACCGCTCGGCCTTCCTGCAGGCGCTCGACCTTGCGATCCAGCGGCTGAAGCGGGCGGGTTTCGGCGCCTGA
- a CDS encoding pyridoxal phosphate-dependent aminotransferase, with product MAFLADALKRVKPSATITITQKARDLKAQGKDVISLSVGEPDFDTPDNIKEAAISAIKRGETKYTPVSGIPQLREAVARKFKRENGLDYKASQTIVSTGGKHVIYNALLATLNPGDEVICVSPYWVSYPEMVALCGGTPTFAETYLENDFKLQPEDLEKAITPKTKWVILNSPSNPSGAAYSHAEMKKLTDVLMRHPHVWILTDDMYEHLVYGDFTFVTPAQVEPALYERTLTMNGVSKSYAMTGWRIGYAAGPQALINAMDLVQGQQTSGTSAISQWAAVEALDGTQEHIPVFKKAFERRRDLVVSMLNQTRGLKCPVPEGAFYVYPDCSALIGKTLPNGKKIETDEDLVMGLLESEAVAAVHGSSFGLGPNFRISYATSDEKLEEACRRIQRFCAELR from the coding sequence ATGGCCTTTCTTGCCGATGCCCTGAAGCGCGTGAAGCCGTCCGCGACCATCACGATCACGCAGAAGGCCCGCGACCTGAAAGCCCAGGGCAAGGACGTGATCTCGCTCTCCGTCGGCGAGCCTGATTTCGATACGCCGGACAATATCAAGGAAGCCGCGATCTCCGCGATCAAGCGCGGCGAGACCAAGTACACCCCGGTCTCCGGCATCCCGCAGCTCCGCGAGGCCGTCGCCCGCAAGTTCAAGCGCGAGAACGGCCTCGACTACAAGGCGAGCCAGACCATCGTCTCGACCGGCGGCAAGCATGTCATCTACAACGCCCTGCTCGCCACGCTGAACCCCGGCGACGAGGTCATCTGCGTCTCGCCCTACTGGGTTTCCTATCCCGAGATGGTCGCGCTCTGCGGGGGAACCCCGACCTTCGCCGAGACCTATCTCGAGAACGACTTCAAGCTGCAGCCCGAGGACCTCGAGAAGGCGATCACCCCCAAGACCAAGTGGGTGATCCTGAACTCGCCGTCGAACCCGTCCGGCGCCGCCTACAGCCATGCCGAGATGAAGAAGCTCACGGATGTGCTGATGCGCCATCCCCATGTCTGGATCCTCACCGACGACATGTACGAGCACCTCGTCTATGGCGACTTCACCTTCGTCACCCCGGCCCAGGTCGAGCCCGCTCTCTACGAGCGCACGCTGACCATGAACGGCGTCTCGAAGTCCTATGCCATGACCGGCTGGCGCATCGGCTACGCCGCGGGCCCGCAAGCTCTGATCAACGCGATGGACCTCGTCCAGGGCCAGCAGACCTCCGGCACCTCGGCGATCTCGCAATGGGCCGCGGTCGAGGCGCTGGACGGCACGCAGGAGCATATCCCGGTCTTCAAGAAGGCCTTCGAGCGTCGCCGCGACCTCGTCGTCTCCATGCTGAACCAGACTCGCGGCCTGAAGTGCCCGGTGCCGGAAGGCGCGTTCTACGTCTATCCCGACTGCTCGGCCCTGATCGGCAAGACCCTGCCGAACGGCAAGAAGATCGAGACCGACGAGGACCTCGTCATGGGCCTGCTCGAGTCGGAAGCCGTCGCAGCCGTCCATGGCTCGTCCTTCGGACTCGGCCCGAACTTCCGCATCTCCTACGCCACTTCGGACGAGAAGCTGGAAGAGGCCTGCCGCCGCATCCAGCGCTTCTGCGCCGAGCTGCGCTGA
- a CDS encoding rhodanese-like domain-containing protein, which translates to MLPASFVFGQSVAALSPREAFEQAQAKRILLIDIRNAQEWADTGLPQGALALDVDAPAFEVRIAGLRLDNPGKRIVLIDRTGAQAVAVAQKLAGRGWRDLAGVRGGMLGPGGWLAEKLPVSAYP; encoded by the coding sequence ATGCTCCCGGCCTCTTTCGTTTTCGGACAATCGGTGGCGGCGCTCTCACCCCGCGAGGCCTTTGAACAGGCGCAGGCAAAGCGCATCCTGCTGATCGATATCCGCAATGCGCAGGAATGGGCCGATACCGGCCTGCCTCAGGGCGCTCTCGCACTGGATGTCGACGCGCCGGCCTTCGAGGTCAGGATCGCGGGCTTGCGTCTCGACAATCCCGGCAAGCGCATCGTCCTGATCGATCGCACGGGCGCGCAGGCGGTCGCCGTGGCACAGAAGCTCGCCGGGCGCGGATGGCGCGATCTCGCTGGCGTGCGCGGCGGCATGCTCGGACCGGGCGGCTGGCTGGCCGAGAAACTGCCCGTCTCGGCCTATCCCTGA